In Corallincola holothuriorum, a single window of DNA contains:
- a CDS encoding DM13 domain-containing protein produces the protein MKSILLILSHCTLLVCGVVLGIYLLPVLTAKPGPSESLLQQHALDADYQTEFDRERLDSDFLHWGEGKVHISGNYVSLDGELAPGPDYQLYLVSEFVETEADFLALKPMAKHLGDVESFNDFMLPVPADVDVHRYNTVVVWCETFEQFITSAQYRF, from the coding sequence GTGAAATCGATATTATTGATATTGTCGCATTGCACACTGCTTGTTTGCGGTGTGGTTCTAGGTATCTATTTACTACCGGTGTTAACAGCAAAGCCAGGGCCGTCGGAGAGCTTATTACAACAGCATGCACTTGATGCTGACTATCAGACTGAGTTCGATCGAGAGAGATTAGACAGTGATTTTTTGCACTGGGGCGAGGGCAAAGTGCATATCAGTGGTAACTATGTAAGCCTAGATGGTGAGCTTGCCCCCGGGCCTGATTATCAGCTCTATTTGGTTTCCGAGTTTGTTGAAACTGAAGCTGACTTTTTAGCGCTAAAGCCGATGGCAAAGCATCTCGGGGATGTTGAAAGCTTTAACGATTTCATGCTGCCGGTGCCGGCAGATGTGGATGTTCATAGATACAATACGGTGGTGGTTTGGTGTGAAACTTTTGAGCAGTTTATTACGTCGGCGCAGTATCGCTTTTAG
- a CDS encoding DNA polymerase II, which produces MPNSQLVHQGFLLTRQSRDSRAGTEIVLWLTSEQGPVKLVIENQQPLFFIATQYRAMAEASLSRAKLTYQCKDLPLSLFDHSPVSVFYFTAINSHFRAQDLLREQQIELFEADFRLHDRYLMERFAKGGLQFIGQPSQRPGYIEYQQAKIKPAEYLPEFKVLSLDIECSLQGELYSIGMHIPASEQQAEIATVIMRGKPQPASTDITWVDGERELLQALEQAMQQLDPDIVIGWNVVNFDFRLLLKRAEKHQLKMRLGRGNSYASWRDSRTENNQGFITLPGRVVIDGIDGLKTATYSFDSFSLEAVAQTLLGKGKLADNVADRMAEIDHNFYHDKPALAAYNLEDCRLVSEIFEHTQLLDFLRLRSQLTGLELDRIGGSVAAFTNVYLPKLHRAGYVAPNLPADGGLASPGGYVMDSRPGLYKHVLVLDFKSLYPSIIRTFKIDPMGLIEGLKTPQSAIPGFREALFSRDKHFLPSIINELWLQRDEAKKVKDAPRSQAIKILMNSFYGVLGSGGCRFYDPRLASSITLRGHEIMQQTARWIAEHGYEVIYGDTDSTFVWLNGDFNSNQADTIGQQLAEDINLRWRQKLRQELQLDCHLEIEYETHYRRFLMPTIRGSEAGSKKRYAGLIGEGASEKLIFKGLETVRTDWTELAKQFQTQLYQMVFHDQDPSDFIQQTVNETLAGQRDALLVYRKRLRRKLSHYVKNVPPHVRAARMADERNLAEGKPQQYQHKGSISYLITLNGPEPVEHITSPIDYDHYIDRQLKPVADAILPFIKLDFDRLIDNQLGLF; this is translated from the coding sequence ATACCAAATAGCCAACTTGTTCATCAGGGTTTTCTCCTGACTCGGCAAAGCAGGGACAGTAGAGCCGGAACCGAGATAGTATTATGGCTAACCAGCGAACAGGGCCCAGTAAAGCTAGTCATCGAAAACCAACAGCCGCTGTTTTTTATCGCCACACAATACCGAGCGATGGCCGAAGCGAGCTTGTCCAGAGCCAAACTCACATACCAGTGTAAAGACCTGCCCCTCTCGCTGTTTGATCATAGCCCGGTCTCGGTGTTCTATTTCACTGCCATCAATAGCCATTTTCGTGCCCAAGACCTGCTAAGAGAGCAGCAGATTGAGCTGTTCGAAGCTGATTTTCGACTGCATGACCGCTATCTGATGGAACGCTTTGCCAAAGGAGGGCTCCAGTTCATTGGCCAGCCTAGTCAACGACCAGGTTATATAGAGTATCAACAGGCGAAAATTAAACCCGCTGAGTATCTACCAGAGTTTAAGGTTCTATCACTAGACATCGAGTGCTCTCTACAAGGTGAACTTTACTCTATTGGTATGCATATACCCGCCTCGGAGCAACAAGCAGAGATCGCCACTGTCATTATGCGCGGAAAGCCGCAGCCAGCCTCAACCGATATCACTTGGGTCGACGGTGAGCGAGAGTTGCTACAAGCACTCGAGCAGGCGATGCAGCAACTCGACCCCGATATCGTGATCGGTTGGAACGTGGTCAATTTTGATTTTCGCCTGTTACTAAAGCGTGCCGAAAAACATCAGTTAAAGATGCGTCTGGGGCGCGGTAACAGCTACGCTAGCTGGCGTGACTCGCGAACGGAAAACAATCAGGGCTTCATCACCTTACCTGGCCGAGTCGTTATTGATGGGATTGATGGCCTAAAGACCGCAACTTATAGCTTCGACAGCTTTAGCTTGGAAGCTGTGGCCCAAACACTACTTGGCAAGGGCAAATTGGCTGACAATGTCGCTGACCGAATGGCAGAGATCGACCATAACTTCTATCACGATAAACCCGCACTGGCCGCCTATAATTTGGAAGATTGCCGCTTAGTCAGTGAAATTTTTGAGCATACTCAGCTGTTAGATTTCTTGCGTCTCCGTAGCCAACTAACCGGCTTAGAGCTCGACCGTATTGGTGGCTCTGTGGCCGCATTCACTAATGTTTACCTACCCAAGTTACACCGCGCCGGATATGTTGCACCTAATCTTCCCGCTGATGGCGGCCTAGCCAGCCCCGGCGGCTATGTCATGGACTCACGTCCGGGCCTATACAAGCATGTGTTGGTGCTGGATTTTAAGAGCCTATATCCATCGATTATCCGCACCTTCAAAATTGATCCTATGGGTCTAATCGAAGGGCTAAAAACCCCGCAAAGCGCGATCCCAGGTTTTCGGGAAGCGTTGTTTTCTCGGGACAAGCACTTCCTACCAAGCATCATTAATGAGCTTTGGTTGCAGCGGGACGAAGCCAAAAAAGTCAAAGATGCGCCGCGCTCGCAAGCAATTAAGATCCTGATGAACAGTTTCTATGGCGTACTCGGCTCAGGTGGCTGCCGCTTCTATGATCCTAGATTGGCCAGCTCGATCACCCTGCGTGGCCACGAGATCATGCAGCAAACAGCCCGTTGGATAGCCGAACATGGCTATGAAGTGATTTATGGTGACACTGACTCGACGTTCGTTTGGCTAAACGGTGATTTCAACAGTAACCAAGCCGATACCATCGGCCAACAGCTGGCTGAAGATATTAATCTTCGCTGGCGACAAAAGCTGCGGCAAGAGTTACAACTCGACTGCCACCTAGAGATCGAATACGAAACCCACTATCGACGCTTCCTGATGCCCACAATTCGCGGTTCCGAGGCGGGCAGCAAAAAACGTTACGCCGGTTTAATTGGTGAAGGCGCATCCGAAAAGCTGATATTTAAAGGGCTCGAAACCGTTCGTACCGATTGGACAGAACTAGCCAAGCAGTTTCAAACTCAGTTATATCAGATGGTGTTTCACGATCAGGACCCCAGCGATTTTATCCAGCAAACAGTCAATGAAACCTTAGCCGGTCAACGCGATGCACTGTTGGTTTACAGAAAGCGCTTACGCCGTAAGCTAAGCCATTATGTTAAGAATGTGCCGCCCCACGTTCGCGCAGCAAGAATGGCAGATGAAAGAAATCTTGCAGAGGGCAAGCCACAGCAATATCAACACAAAGGCAGTATCAGTTACCTAATCACACTAAACGGTCCTGAGCCGGTTGAACACATCACCAGCCCGATCGATTACGATCACTACATTGATCGCCAGTTAAAACCTGTCGCGGACGCGATTCTTCCTTTCATAAAACTTGATTTCGATCGATTAATAGATAACCAATTAGGGTTATTCTGA